ATGCCAGCATTCCAGTACCGATGCGGCGCGTCGATGCTCCGGATCTATCGCCCGGGCATTGACCTCTCCGATCCCGACGGCTGGCGCACCCACACCTTCTTCCCCAAGGACCGTATCGACCACTACTGCAAGCGTGGCCCAAACGAGTTCGTCGACACTCTGAGCCGGGGCCTCGGAAGGAGCATCACAAAAGGCGAGTCCGACATCCTCGAGCTGGGCGACGTCGAGTGGGCACGGAGCAGCCGGGCGTCCGAGGAGCTGTCAAGGCGCCTCGAGGAGATGAGGGCGAGCAGCCTGATCGGAAAGCCGGTGGGCGAGGGCGCCGCCGCCAGCGAGAAGCGCGTGGAGGAGCTGGAGGCGGAGCTGAGGGAGAGCCAGTGGTTCCTGGGCGAGTACGAGCGGGAAAACGCGTCGCTCAGGGGGACGACCGCCGAGCTCAAGTCCGAGAACAACGAGCTCAGCAGTGAGAACTCGACCCTGAAGTATCGACTTAGCTCGGCCGAGGATCGAGCAGACTCCCTCGAGGCGGAGATTGGCGAGATGAGGGGCGCGCTCGAGGCAATCAACGCGCTTGACCGCATGCCTTCGAGCCTTGAGGAGCTGCTCGACCTCGCCGAAAGCATCTGGCCCTCTCGGATTGTGATACTCGATGACGCCAAGTCGTCCGCGCAGTCGTTCAACGGGGACCTCAACGAGGAGTGGCAGATAATCAGAAGTGTCGCCACGGTGCTCTGGCCTCTGTACTTTGATGACGACGTCATGTCCTGCGACGTGGCGAATGAGTATAAGGTCAAAGCGGGCTACGAGCTCGCCTTGACAGAGAAGAAGCTGACCAAGGCAGACTCGAAGAAGATGAGCGAGAGACGCCGGCGGTACAAGGGCGCTGAGATCGACATCACGCCTCATATCAAGGGTAGGAACAAGAACCCCAAGTTCGCCTTCCGTCTCCACTATTACGTCGACAGGGACGGCAGGAAGCTCGTCATCGGGCACTGCGGGGCGCACCTCACCACGGCGGGGACGCAGAAGCTGAGCTAAGCCCTGGCGCTCTGATCGATCGGCCGGCTCCCTCGATCTGGGTGCGGACGACCCACGTGCCGCCGCGGGCGGCACCCTTGCGTCGGAGCTTGCCCTCCTTGCGGAGGCTTGCCACAAGTCGTTCCGCGGAGCGCTTTGAGCAGCCGAGAAGGTCGGCGAGCCCCGCGACCGTTCCCTTGGGGTTCGCCGAGAAGTATGCGAGGGCCTGTCGAGCGCGGCTTTCACCCTCGGTCTCCGGCAGAGAGAAGGGCAGCAGCGCGTCGCGGATGACCTGAAGCATGAACGTGACGAAGCTCTCCGAGGAGCTCGCAGCGTTGGACTCTGCCAGTGCCCTGTAGTACCCCTGCTGTCGCTCGCGGATGACGCTCTCTACAGGAAGCCATGCAAGGGCAGGCCTCCAGCGCGAGAGCAGCAGCGTGTGCCAGAGCCTTCCCGTGCGTCCGTTGCCGTCGGCAAAGGGATGGATGAACTCGAACTCGTAGTGGAAGATGCACGATGCGAGGAGCGGGTGAAGATCGGTCGAGGCAAGCCACCCGAAGAGGTTCGCCATGACCTGTGGGACGTAGTTTGCCGGCGTGCCGGCATGGATGAGAGTGTCTCCGTCAAAGACGCCGACGTCACCGGAGCGGAAGCAGCCGGCATGTTCGATAAGCCCATCCATCATGACTCGATGGACACGTAGGAGGTCATCCAGGCTCAGTGGATCGAGGGAGTCAATGAGCTCGTAGGCCCGCTTTGCGTTTTCGACCTCGAGGATGTCCCTTGCGGGTCCAAGGACGCGCTTGCCGTCCATGATGGCGGTCACGGCTTCCTCGGAAAGTGTGTTTCCCTCGATCATGAGGGATGAGCGAATGGTACGGATGCGCAGCTCGCGGTGGAGGACAGGGCTTGTGCCGAGGCCCGAGGAGGGGTGCAGCATACCCACGAGCTCCGCTATCTCCATGCAGAGGGTATCGATTGTCGACGTTCTCTCAAAAGGTGGCTCGTATCCCATGCGACCTCCTTTTACCGTCATTATTTTACCGCCAATGGCGGTAAAACGGATTATCGCATTGATTATTGCCTGACTGAGGCGCAGGGGCACAGCCTAGATAGCTTTGCCTGTGCCGGGTAGTTCTTTCACCGCCACCAGTCCGAGTGTCGTGAGAGCCCTGATTCCTTCTTGATGAGTGAGAACAACTTTTTTACTGGGCTGTCCGTCTCGACCCCCCAGGTATAGCAGCTTAAAGACTTTCCTTGCGCTCCGCAGGAAAAGGACCTTCCCGTGTCATCAATTGCGAAGTAGCTCGGACTGAAGATGTGCTGCACATAGCCATTGAGTCGATCATAAGGGTACTTGCTTTCGATAAGTTCGAGTGTTGCGGCCCCTAATTGGGCAACGTGGAACTGCGCGTTGTCGATGACCCTTTGACGAACGACGAGTAGTGACTGAATCGTGTCAAGTTCCGTTCTTGTGGCACGAATATAATTGTTTATGCAGCGAAGCTTTCGTTCAGCGTGGCTTGTAAGGCAGACGCGCCCTGACAGCAGGTCGCACGCTAGGGTCCAACGCTCATCGCCCCAGCAGAAGGCATGAAAGTGTATCCAGGTCAGCTTGTCCATCGCCGTGCCTCACCTCCGTATAGGTGACGTTGGCCCCTAGTATGATTTGAAAGAATCATATCGTCAGCGTAGGACAGGGGTATTCTACGGAGAATAACCTTGCATCCGAGAAGAACACGCTGCTGCCGACGATTCCGACGGCGGCCGCCCATCTGTCAACGCTCCCGTCACACTACGGAAACACAGGTAGGGCAAAGTTACCCTCTGTGTAGCTGACACCGCCCCGCGTCCCAAGACGAGAGGTACCTCATGTTCGAAAGCTTCATGTCCGCCGTTGCCGCGCTCAACACCAACGTACTGTGGGGCGTCCCCATGGTCGTGCTGATGCTCGGAACAGGCGTGTTCCTGCTCGTCGTCACCCGCGGCGTCGTGTTCTCGCGCTTCAACGTGGTCATGCGCTACACCACCAAGACGCTCTTCCAGCGCCCCGACCCGTCGGAGGCGGGGGAGGGCACCATCTCGCCCTTCCAGGCGGTGTGCACCGCGCTCGCGGCCACGCTCGGCACCGGCAACATCGTGGGCGTGGCGCTCGCGGTGGCCACGGGCGGCCCGGGCTCGATCTTCTGGCTGTGGCTCTCCGCGCTGGCTGGCATGGTCATCAAGTTCTGCGAGGTCACGCTCTCGGTGGCCTACCGCACGCGCAACGAGCGCGGCGAGATCGTGGGCGGCCCCATGTACTACATCTCCCGCGGCCTGGGCAAGACTTGGCTCGCCATGCTGTTTGCTGCCTTCGGCTTCCTCGCGTCCTTCGGCATCGGCGCGAGCGTGCAGGCCAACTCGCTCGCCGGCAGCGTGAACGCCACCTTTGGCGTGCCGCTGCCCGTCATCGGAGCCGTCGTGGCGCTGCTCGCGGGACTCGTCCTCATCGGCGGCATCACCCGCATCGCTCAGATCACCGAGAAGCTCGTGCCCTTCGCGGCCATCTTCTACCTGCTCGGCGCCGCGGCGGTGCTCGTGGTCAACGCCGGAGAGATCCCTGCCGCCATCGCCCAGATCTTCCGCGACGCCTTCACCGGCACGGCCGCCACGGGCGGATTTCTGGGCGCCACGGTCATGTACGCCTGCCGCGTGGGCATGTCGCGCGGCGTGTTCACGCACGAGGCGGGCATGGGATCGGCGCCCATCGCGCACGCCTCCGCCGACACCGACCACCCCGCCCGCCAGGGCCTGTGGGGCACATTCGAGGTGTTCTTCGACAGCATCGTCATGTGCACGGTCACGGGACTCGTGATCATCACCTCGGGGCTGTGGCATGCTGACCCCATGATGTCCGAGGGCGCCATGAGCTCGGCGGCCTTTGGGCAGAGCATCCCCGGCGGCCAGTACATCGTGACCGTGGGCCTCATGCTCTTCGCGTTTGCCACGCTCATCGCGTGGTACTACTACGGCGAGAAGTGCGTCGAGTACCTCTTCCGCAAGAGCCGCGCCCAGCGCGTGGCCGTGCGCGTCTACCAGGTTGCCTACGTCGCCATGGTGTTCGCGGGCTGCGTGACCAACCTCGACGTGGTGTGGGAGTTCGCCGACTGCTTCAACGGCCTCATGGCGATCCCCAACCTCATCGCGCTGATTGCGCTCTCGCCCGTGATCCGTCGACTCGCCGCGGACTTCTTCCGCGATCCCGACCGCCGACGCCCGCGCGACACGGACTACAGCGGGATGCTGTCGTTCAGGGACAAGTAGCGGGCCCCTGGCGTTCGTTCTGCGACAATGGAGCCACAATCCCCCTCGCGCGGGAGGTTCCCCATGACGTATGCCACCGCTCCGGTTTCGCACCGCAAGCTCGCCCCGCTCGTTCTTCTCGCCATAGTGACCGTTCTTGCCCTTGGGAGTTGCGGCAACCTGGGGGAGTTCGACGAGGAGGATGTCGCCAGGCAGGCGGAGCAGTATTACGCCGAGAAGTACGGTGACAACGCCCGCGTGGTCGACGTCTGGGAGGACCGGTCGTACGCCCTGTTTGGCTACCAGTCGTCCGGTCGGGCGTTCTGCACCATGAGCGACGGTCAGACGGTGCTCGTGGACTTTGAGGACGGCGTCGTTGGCGACAACCGGCAGCAGGACGAGGTCACGGCAGCCTACGAGCAGCGCTTCCGCGAGGAGCTCGAGGGTTGCTGCGAGCGCCTGGGGGACGCGGGCTGCGACGTTGCATCCGTGACTGTGAACGGCGTCCCGCTTGAGGAGGACGGCTTCTTTGCGGGGTGCATCTCGACGTACTACTGGCCGGAGGATCCAGCTGGCGAGAAGAACGGCGAGGCCGAGACGACCGTGGAGCAGAGCGCCTCGTTCTTCTACGCGCGCTACACGGGCGACGAAAGCTTCTTCGAGCAGGAGGCCTCGCGCGTCAGCCTGGGCGTGCCGTACGTTGAGATTGAGCTCTCCGGTGCGGACGCGGACTACGCGTACGGCTTCCCGACGGACGTTCCCGAGACGCCCGCGTGGGTGGCGCCCATCGACGAGACGTGTCGCGCGCTGCTTCCCCTGACGGACGGGGACGCGGAGACGCGGGTGGTCGTCTACCAGGCTGGGTGTTGCAATGAGGCTTTCGAAGACGCCGACTCCGCCGTCCCCAGCGACGCGGAAAACGGCAAGCTTGGCGAGCTCAGCCCCTTTGACGACAACGACACGGGCGCCGGCGACATTGGCAGCTGGCTCATCGTGGAGTGGGTCCCCGTGGGCAAGGGCGTCTACGTCACCTCAGACGAATGCGGCGCGCGTCTACGCGCGGGCGACGTGACGCTGGAGACCGTGGAGAGTCCCGTCTCGCTGGAGGAGCTTCAGGAGAGTGGGAGCCTCGAGCGCTTTGACGAGCGCGAGTTTGCACCGGCGGCCTTTGAGGCCTATAGCCTGGCGGTGGCCCCGGACCTCTTTGCGCGTTTGCCGGAAAGCATGCGGGACAAAGGTTGGTTTAACATCAGGTTGGCGTATGACAACCAGGACCCGCAGACGGGCCTTGCGGAGCTGGGCGTCACGCCGGGCGGCCTTGCGCCCACGCTCTATCGGGTCGAGAAGAACCCCGCCGCCGAGGACGTCGACAGCGCTCCTCCCTACGAGGTGATTGCGATGCGGACGGAGACGCTGGCGAACGGCTTCCAGTACAGCGAGCCCGAGCTGTTTGCGGACGAGCCCCTGCTCTTCGTGCGGATGTAGGTGGTGTATCTGGGCGAGGCGCTCTCCGCTGGCAACTGTACTGGCGGGACTCACGGATGACTAAACATATGGGATTCGGACGCAATATCCTTGGGTATACAATGTACGACAAAGTAGGACGTTGTAGTAAGGAGTAACCATGGCCACCGCAGCTGCGACCGAGTCCATCTCCGCAAAGCTTCGCAAGGACGAGAAGGACCGCTTCTCCATGATCTGCGATGAGATCGGCACCTCTCCAAGTAACGCAATCCGCATGTTCGTGTCTGCGTTCAACCGTCGCGGGGGCTTCCCGTTTGATCCGTCCAATCCCTACGGGTTTAGCCAGGAGACGCTTGCAGCAATGGATGATGCAGTGACTGGCAGGAACCTCTCTGGCCCTTATCACACCGTCAAGGAGGCAATGGCAGCGCTCGACGAGGAGTAGGCCATGCTGGAGCTGAGGTTCACCGCCAAGTTCAAGAAGGACTACAAGCGCGTGAAGCGGCAAGGCAAAGACCTCGCGAAGCTCGAGCGGACCCTTGAGGCGCTTATGCGCGGGGAAGCTCTTCCAGATGCGATGCGCGACCATTCGCTCGGTGGAACATACCGCGGTCACCGCGAGTGTTACATCAAGCCTGGCTGGCTGCTCATCTATCGTGTTGACGAGGAGGGGTTCGTTCTTGTTGCTACGAGGGTGGGAAGTCATAGCGAGTTGTTGGGGGCAGCTCTTTTGTCGAACATGAATCTGAGAGGATATGCATGTTGAGACAGCACGCAATTGAGAACGAGCTGAAGCAGCTCGAAGGTGGAGCGTTTCAAAAACTTGCTGAGGCATATGTTTACCGCAAGCTTCACCTTCAGTCCTTGACCACTCTTGGATCGCAGCCTGGAACAAATAAAGTGACAGAGGGCATTCCCGATGCACACAGTCTTACAGACTGCGATGCGATTCTCATTGCATTTACTACTGCTCAGCACGGGTATTTCAGAAAACTCGAGAAAGACATTAAAGACTGTCTTTCGTCTCAAGTTCCTAATGGCTACACCAAGAGAATCATTTGCTGTCATCTTGCGTGGAGGCTATCTCCAGAACAGGAAGGCAAACTTCGTGCGCCTGATTCTCGAATCGAATTGATTGGCCCAAAGACAATCGCATCGGATTTGGCGAACAAGTATCACGATCTTGCCGCGGAATTTCTGCATGTCCGTATGGGAGTCGACGCAATTATTACTCCTGATGAATGGATAAGGCGAGAAGAGAGGAAAGGCTATGCGACCCCACAATCGGGAGAGTTGCGTCACAGAGCCAAAGAACTGGAAGAACTCAGAGATGCTCTTGAACGAGTCCAAATTGTTGTAATTCACGGTCCTTCTGGATGTGGCAAAACGAGGTTAGCTCTTGAGCTTGTTAACCGCTATGCGCAAGACAAACGAGTTGCATCATATGTTTTATCGAAAGTGAGAGGGGCTGGTGTTGCGGAGGATGTAAACGAGTTCCTTTCAGAGGGTGATGCCGTTCTCTTGGTTGATGATGCGCAGCAATCGGACGGACTCGACGAGCTTCTTGAGGTAGTTTTGAAGAACGAAGGTCTTCGAGTTGTTCTTACTGTGCGGGACTACGCACATAAGTCATTGCTGACCGCCCTACGTCGTTCAGTAAAAATCGAAGAATACTCTCTACAACCGCTGGATAATCAGGCTGTAGAAGAGTTGGTGAGAGACAATTTCGGAATTATCAACCACCACCTCCTTGAAAAGATTGGGAAGGTTGCTCGCGGAAACTTAAGGCTTGCGATAATGGCGGCATTGTGCGCGGAAAGGGATGGTTATTCTGGCATTGAGAGCGCTCATGCTGTAATGGACCTCTTCTACAAGGGCCTTATTGATGAGCTCGGGCAAGACGACTTGATTTTGCTGTCATATCTGAGCGTATATGCTCCGTGTGACTTCAAAGAGGGGGATCCAGCTTATGAGGCCCTGGTGGCAGAGGGGATGTTGCCGTCGGAGATGGAACGTAGGGCGAGGAAGCTCCATGACCGTAATATTCTCGATGTATTAGAGAGTCCTGAAAGAGTTGTTGCGGTTAAGTTCGAGCAGCTGAATCTCCAAGACTACTGCACCTATAAGGCCATTTTTGAAGAGCACGTCGTTGACTTGTATGAGTTTGTTTCAATGTTTGTCCTTCGTGATAGGCGGAGGGTCGTCAGGGTTCTTAATGTGCTCATCTCCATATTCGGCGACGACAAGACCATTTCAAAAATCAAATTTGACTGCAAAAGAGTTTGGATGAACTCTGGCTCTTATCGTATTGCAGAGCGTCGTGAAATCATGGATGTGCTCCATCCCCTCATACCGGATGACGCTTACTGTTTCGCGTGCAATGAGATTAGCGGGATGCCGTCTTCAAGCGTTCCGATATCAGAGCAAGGGGATTATGGAAGACAGGCGACCGGTGAGATTCCAGTTAGCCTTGCCATTCTCTGTGAGCTGATGGACTCAAAGCACTATCCCGATGCGATCTCTGTCCTACTTGATGGCATACAGAAAGGATGCTTCAAAATAGGGGACTACAAGTCTGTCATTGAGGAATCTCTGGTAATAACTATGCACTCTGTAGAGACTGGGTTTCTGCGCGAGCGTAGGTTCCTTGATGAGCTGAGACAGAGGATGAACAAAGAGTCTGACTCTCGAAACTTGCAGTTTTTTGGCCTAAAGCTTTGCGAACAATACCTGGCCTTTTCTCACGTATCGACCGAAGCTGAGGAAGGGGGAGCGATTCGTTCTCTCACCATCAAAATGCCGGAAACGGAAGACGCTCTTGAGCTTAGAAGCAGCGCAATAGCATTCCTCTGCAGCTTGCTAGAGCTGTCAAACTATCAATCCGATGCGGCTCGGGTTCTTTGCCCGCATGTCGGGATAGTCGAAAAAGAACCGGTCAAGGAGGATGTTCGTTTCTTTCTAGAGAGTGGTATTCGGTCGTTTGTATCGCATATTCCGGCAGGATTTGTGCCTACTTCTAGGGAGGAGCTGGAGCTCGTTTACCATTGCTCTCTTGCTTGCGAGGCGCTTTCGCTGCAAGAGCAAGAGACGATGTCGAGCCTTCTGCCCTTGGCGTATTCCGACCGCGAGAAGTTGATGGAAAGCTTTAATCCAGATGAGGGGGAAATACTCTCTGCGGTCGAAGGCTGGAGCTCCCAGAGATATGAGGATGTACTCAAGATTAACCAAGAGATGTGGGGGAAAGGAGAGCTAGACCCATACAGTGCTGGCTCTCTTGTTGACAGGGTTTTTATTGCTCTGCTTTCAGAGGATAGGCCTGACATTAGCCTCGACGGTTTTTTCGATTATTACTGCAATCTCCATGATGCTGACCAGCAGATATCTCTTGGCTCTAGGATTATTGAGAGGCTCGGTCAGAGAATCGGATGGCGTCTACTTCTCGATACGGCGATTTCTCATGGGCTTGCGACTCTAGCCGTCGCTGGAATTGAGATGGTGCCGGCTGATATCGCGTCAAATAACGACATGGATTTCCTTCTTTCCGTGGCGGAATCGGGGCAGGTTTTGATGCGTATCGATGAAGTTATGGGCATCGAATCGAAGACTTCCGGCTTTGCAAGCAGATACTGTAGGACAGTCAAGCCATCTTTACTCAAGAAACCCGGGCACGCACATCTATTCTTTTTGCCTCTCTCAAATTCAAGAGAGCCGATGGCCGATCTTGACGTGTGCTTCGGGGCTGACTTGAACGATTTGCTTGAGATATACGCAGACAATATCCATGATCGTCATTTCGACTACACAGGCTTAGTGTTTAGATACCTCGATGAGCGAGGTGCGGACCCAATTGAGAGGCTATTTCAGTTGCTGGTGGCCGCTGATAATTATGCCTCGCGCCGAGCTATTATTTGTCGACTGGGGCAGGCATCAAGACTGAGTAATCCTATGAAAAGGATGCAAGAGGTTGTTCGCCATCTTGCAGATGTTGTTAAATACCCAATGATAGATGTCTACGCTTTGCTTGTTCATAATGAATATCTTGCCGCTGGATTTGATGTTCCAACTTTAATATTTGAAGATCTGATGCTCAGGTTGGAAAAGGGCGACATTCCAAATTACTACAGTATGGTTCTTTCAGACATTCCGTTCAAGAATCGGGT
Above is a genomic segment from Olsenella timonensis containing:
- a CDS encoding ATP-binding protein, producing the protein MLRQHAIENELKQLEGGAFQKLAEAYVYRKLHLQSLTTLGSQPGTNKVTEGIPDAHSLTDCDAILIAFTTAQHGYFRKLEKDIKDCLSSQVPNGYTKRIICCHLAWRLSPEQEGKLRAPDSRIELIGPKTIASDLANKYHDLAAEFLHVRMGVDAIITPDEWIRREERKGYATPQSGELRHRAKELEELRDALERVQIVVIHGPSGCGKTRLALELVNRYAQDKRVASYVLSKVRGAGVAEDVNEFLSEGDAVLLVDDAQQSDGLDELLEVVLKNEGLRVVLTVRDYAHKSLLTALRRSVKIEEYSLQPLDNQAVEELVRDNFGIINHHLLEKIGKVARGNLRLAIMAALCAERDGYSGIESAHAVMDLFYKGLIDELGQDDLILLSYLSVYAPCDFKEGDPAYEALVAEGMLPSEMERRARKLHDRNILDVLESPERVVAVKFEQLNLQDYCTYKAIFEEHVVDLYEFVSMFVLRDRRRVVRVLNVLISIFGDDKTISKIKFDCKRVWMNSGSYRIAERREIMDVLHPLIPDDAYCFACNEISGMPSSSVPISEQGDYGRQATGEIPVSLAILCELMDSKHYPDAISVLLDGIQKGCFKIGDYKSVIEESLVITMHSVETGFLRERRFLDELRQRMNKESDSRNLQFFGLKLCEQYLAFSHVSTEAEEGGAIRSLTIKMPETEDALELRSSAIAFLCSLLELSNYQSDAARVLCPHVGIVEKEPVKEDVRFFLESGIRSFVSHIPAGFVPTSREELELVYHCSLACEALSLQEQETMSSLLPLAYSDREKLMESFNPDEGEILSAVEGWSSQRYEDVLKINQEMWGKGELDPYSAGSLVDRVFIALLSEDRPDISLDGFFDYYCNLHDADQQISLGSRIIERLGQRIGWRLLLDTAISHGLATLAVAGIEMVPADIASNNDMDFLLSVAESGQVLMRIDEVMGIESKTSGFASRYCRTVKPSLLKKPGHAHLFFLPLSNSREPMADLDVCFGADLNDLLEIYADNIHDRHFDYTGLVFRYLDERGADPIERLFQLLVAADNYASRRAIICRLGQASRLSNPMKRMQEVVRHLADVVKYPMIDVYALLVHNEYLAAGFDVPTLIFEDLMLRLEKGDIPNYYSMVLSDIPFKNRVEPYVALLSSDLAGKLFDVLPFGSSSYAGSIEQGFAPAIRREIEIIETISNMLPHDGRFKYHREVLSDIIRRKEREIDEERWRSFHETL
- a CDS encoding sodium:alanine symporter family protein, translated to MFESFMSAVAALNTNVLWGVPMVVLMLGTGVFLLVVTRGVVFSRFNVVMRYTTKTLFQRPDPSEAGEGTISPFQAVCTALAATLGTGNIVGVALAVATGGPGSIFWLWLSALAGMVIKFCEVTLSVAYRTRNERGEIVGGPMYYISRGLGKTWLAMLFAAFGFLASFGIGASVQANSLAGSVNATFGVPLPVIGAVVALLAGLVLIGGITRIAQITEKLVPFAAIFYLLGAAAVLVVNAGEIPAAIAQIFRDAFTGTAATGGFLGATVMYACRVGMSRGVFTHEAGMGSAPIAHASADTDHPARQGLWGTFEVFFDSIVMCTVTGLVIITSGLWHADPMMSEGAMSSAAFGQSIPGGQYIVTVGLMLFAFATLIAWYYYGEKCVEYLFRKSRAQRVAVRVYQVAYVAMVFAGCVTNLDVVWEFADCFNGLMAIPNLIALIALSPVIRRLAADFFRDPDRRRPRDTDYSGMLSFRDK
- a CDS encoding type II toxin-antitoxin system RelB/DinJ family antitoxin; the protein is MATAAATESISAKLRKDEKDRFSMICDEIGTSPSNAIRMFVSAFNRRGGFPFDPSNPYGFSQETLAAMDDAVTGRNLSGPYHTVKEAMAALDEE
- a CDS encoding Fic family protein — translated: MGYEPPFERTSTIDTLCMEIAELVGMLHPSSGLGTSPVLHRELRIRTIRSSLMIEGNTLSEEAVTAIMDGKRVLGPARDILEVENAKRAYELIDSLDPLSLDDLLRVHRVMMDGLIEHAGCFRSGDVGVFDGDTLIHAGTPANYVPQVMANLFGWLASTDLHPLLASCIFHYEFEFIHPFADGNGRTGRLWHTLLLSRWRPALAWLPVESVIRERQQGYYRALAESNAASSSESFVTFMLQVIRDALLPFSLPETEGESRARQALAYFSANPKGTVAGLADLLGCSKRSAERLVASLRKEGKLRRKGAARGGTWVVRTQIEGAGRSIRAPGLSSASASPPW
- a CDS encoding type II toxin-antitoxin system YafQ family toxin; its protein translation is MLELRFTAKFKKDYKRVKRQGKDLAKLERTLEALMRGEALPDAMRDHSLGGTYRGHRECYIKPGWLLIYRVDEEGFVLVATRVGSHSELLGAALLSNMNLRGYAC